One Bacteroidales bacterium genomic window, ATAAGCAAAAGGGTTTCTTCTTCCAAAAAAGGTAAAACATCTTCAAAAATATACCCTTGATAACCATAATTATGGATAAGGATAAAACTTAAAATATTACGACTACAACTAGTTTTAATTGTTTTTAAAATTGAAGGGTATGCGAATACACCAGCTGCATGCCAATCATGGCAAATTATATGCATTACATTTGGGATTCGAAGTTGTATCAACTTTAATACGGCCTTTCCAAAATACAAGAAAATAATGACAGAAGATAAGTTTTTATATGGGTTATTTCCATTTAATGAGCTAAAACCAAAATTGCAAAAGACATACTCATCTTCCATGTTAAGGAAATAGTATTCTACATGGTTTTTTGTAAGATAGTAGTATTTGAACTTATACTCAACCCCTTGAAATTCAACAAAAAAATCATTTGATATATAATTATTAAAATGACTCATCATTCCTTTATAATAAAAAGAAATAACTACATTACTGTATTCCTTTGATAAGTATTGAGGTAAAGCAGAAACAACATCACCCAAGCCTCCATTTTTATAGAAAGGAGCAACCTCATAAGCAATGTGTATAATCTGTTTTTCTTTTTCCATTTCTTATAAACTATACAAAATATACTATTTTTATTATCTAAATTCCTGTTCTCTAGACTCTTTAATAATCAATCACTATGTTTCATTGCAAATAATCTAGGTTAAACCTTTTATTTGAAATATTTTGAACTGTTATTATCCTTAAACAACCGATTGTATTTGCTTTCTTGCTTTTTGACTATCATTTGTTTCAGAAATATCTAATTGTATAATGGTGATATTTTTTTCAAGTATTTCAACATTTTCTTCATCGGTTCTCATTCCCATTAACACTTCAGGTTTTCCATATGAATAAATAAAAACATCCGTATTCATTATTATCTTTTCTTCAGAAAAATTCATCACAAAACAAACGATATTCGTATTGAATTTTCTAGTAATAATCAGCAACTTCTTACTGTTATCAACATATGGGATCTCAATATTGCCATAATCAAAAACCTCCTTAAATTGATTTCGAATCTCAACTATTTTTTTTAAAAATTTAATAACTTCTGAATCTAAATCATATCCGTTCCAGTCCATGGAGCATCTATTATCTTCCATTTCCCCAAGCAACAAATGTTCTTCCCCGTAATACAAAACAGGTGTTCCTGGTATCGCTAAGAGTAAACACAAGGCCAACAAATAGTCCTTCCTATTCTTCAATTCATAATAAAATCTTGGCAAATCGTGATTACTTAAAAAATTCCATGAGTGTTGAATAGCCCAAAATGAATGCGAATAGTTATATTCCATAAGTTTATTGGCCAATTCAACAAGAGTTATTCTTTTTTCAATAAAAAAAAGTTTAAAAACATCTATATATAAACCATAAGCAGTTATTCCATCGCCACCAACTTTATTAACAAAATCTTCGGTATCATCGTGAAGGTTTTCTCCAATTAGAAGTATATCTTTTTTGATATCCTTAACTGCATTTACAAATTTGGACACAAAAAAATCTGGCATTTCACTGCTCACATCAATACGCCAACCATCGATATCATAACTGGTTATCCAAAATATTGCAGATTCAATTAAATATTTTTGAACTTCAATATTGTTAAAATTAAATTGTGGTAATTCTTTATATCCATGCCAACAACTATAGTTTTTTTCATCTATTAAAACAGGAAACTTTTCAATTATAAACCAATCTCGATATTTTGATTTTTCTTGAAAGTTTAATATATCTTGAAATGCGAATAAATCCACACTGCAATGATTAATTGAAATATCCAAGATTATCTTTAAGCCTTCGGTATGTATCTTTTCAACTAATCTTTTAAAATCAGCATGAGAACCTAATACTGGATCTACTACTCTATAATCAATAGTATCATACCTGTGTGCGCTTTTAGCATGAAATATTGGATTTAAGTAAATGAATTTGATTCCCAATTTTATAATTAAGGGGATTTTTTCAATTATCCCTGAGATGTCTCCGCCATACCAAGTGTAGGTTTGATGTAAACTTCCCCATTCCTGAAAACTTGGATTGCTGATCTGGTTTTTTGATTTCCAAAAAGCATCTGGGAATATTTGATACCCAACACCTAAGAATGGGGTTTCACTATTGAATTTTGGAAAGATAAAGAACACATCTTCATTATAATCTTTCGAGGCTTTGTTTTTATCTAAGAGCCAATATTCTCTTTCTCCAGCACCAAATTTGATAGCAAATTTTTTTTGATCCCGTATTTTATACCTAAGATTCCAGAATTTAATATTTCTATACTCAAAGCATATATGAAATTCAAATTCTTGAAATTTATCATTTACTAGTTTCACTTCATTTATCCAAGAATAGTAACTAATGGCCTTGAATTCGACTAAATCATCCTTAATGTAGGAAATAAACCTTGGAGTATTGTTAAAATACAAATGGGTAAATATTTCTGATTTTACTATTATAGGAACTCTAGATTTTAAATCCTGACCCACCAAAGGTGTATTAATATCAACATACTCGATTGTAAAATCATCATTCAAATACAAGTGATAATAGGAAATCCCTATAGGTAAATCTAATTCAACAATAAAAAAATCATTTTTCTTCAACATTTCTTTGCGATAATACCTTCCCTTTGCTGGAAATATACCTATCGTAATACAATGAATATCCTCTCGACCCTCTCTATGTATTATTACCTCTTTGATCATATTTTAGACTTGTCATAAAGCATTAATTCAATATCTTGTATTTTTTGAGTAGTGTTTATTTTAAAACTATCAATTAATTGAAGATAACTATTGAATATAAACTCGATTGTGTCTTTTGAAAACAAGCTTGTTTTATAGCCACAACTTATATCAATAATATTGTTATAAATTGTAATACCACAATCAATATTAAAATAGGGATTTCCAGCGTTTTCTCTATGTACCGCTTCTTGATTATAATTATTATTTATTACATCCTCAGAACCTATAATATTTAGAAATAAATTACTAATGCGATGGAAGGGAACATCAGAATCGCATAATGCCTTTTCAAATGGGTATATTTGGTGTCTTAATGCTTTAAAAAAACCAATATAAACATTTTTAATATAACCTATTAAATCAATAGATTCTTCTATTTTATAACGAAATAAAACTGTATTTGTCAAACAGCCTATAATATTGTATAATTCTTTTCGCTCCCTTGTATTCGAACATATCCCGATAATATTATCTCTTTCACCAGTCAGTTTGTAAATTAGAAGGTGAAAGGTTGCAATGATTATATGAGGCATACTAACATTTGATTTCTTTACCAATCCTTTTAAAATCGTTAGCCGTTGTGAATCAATTATAAAATGATAACTAGCACCTCGCTCAAACTTTAGAAAAGAAACCGTTCCAAAAAAATCATTCTCCATCTTTGTAGATATTGTTCTACAACATTCATTTATTTCTTTTCGAATTGTTTCCTTGTATGAAGTACTCTTATTAGATTTACTATTTGCGAATAGGGTTGTTAAATTATTACTTGGTAGTTCGTTTAAAACATTTTTCCAATACAATCGATATTTTTCTCCCTTATCACTTCTTAAGATTTCATTTATTTCGGTTACATAATCTTTATATTGAAAAGTTTTAGGAATATCAATACTTTCACCATTTAAATATGCTTCATATATTAAAGACAATTCTTTCTTAATAAAATTAATTGAACTATCATCAGAAATCATGTGAGGTGTCACCATAAGTAAGATACTTATTTTTTCATCAAACATTACAAGCTCCGCACGCAACCAAGGACGCTGATTACATTTAAAAAGCACTTGACTAAAATCGCTCCTTAATTGATCAAGTTGCTTTTCTTTATTCTTAGATTTGTTAAGATTTGTTATTTTAATATTAAAGAGTGCAGAATCGTGATCCCATATTTTCTGCTTTACCTCACCATTTACCATTAAAAGAGTAGTTCTAAAGATTTCATGACGTTGAATTAAGATATCAAAAGCCTTCTTGAGTGCTTCTAAATTCAAATTTTTTATTTTAATTGAACCAGAAACATTGAAAGGAACAATTTGTTTTTTAGTTTTAGCATATAAATGCCCTATGAAAGCTGCTTTTTGAGTTTGTGATGCTTCATAGTATATCTGATTTTCGTTACTCTCTTTCATATCATTGTTTGATTAGTAGCCTTCTTTTAAGTCCTATGAAATAATCAAATAAATTATTTTTCTTTTAAGCCTTACTTTCCGTTAATTAAAATTCAATATTCGTACTCATAATATTACTCTATTTGTTGTTTAAATAACTCCCAATAAAATCCTCTCTTTTGAACTAAATAATTGTGATCTCCTTTTTCAACAACCCTACCCTTATCCAAACAGATAATTTCATCAACATTTTTTATAGCACTTAGTCTGTGGCTGATTAGAATTATTATCTTGCCTTTATAATGATTTGATATATTATTAAAAATGTTATTTTCGCTTTCAGAGTCTAATGCCGAAGTTGCTTCATCTAATATTATCAAATCAGCATCTTTTAAAAATGCCCTTGCTATTGCAATACGCTGTTTCTGACCACCCGAAATTTTTGTTCCTTCATTACCAATTACTGAATCAAATCCCTCGTTTAAAATATTTATAAAGTCATCTAATCCAACCTGATGAGAAACATGTAAAATATCTTCAGGTGTACAATTGAGATTTCCATATTTAATATTTTCTGATATTGAATCGTGGAAAAGATGATTATCTTGCGTTATTAATGCAATTCTTTTTCTTACCTCATGTACATTTAATTTTTCAATTCTTTGACCGCCTATAATTATAATTCCTTTTTGATGCTCATAAAATTTACATAATAAATTAATAATTGTGCTCTTCCCACAACCACTTGAGCCCACAAAAGCATACTTTTTACCTGGCATCAACTCCAAATTGAAATCCCTAAGCACAATTTCTCCATCATATTTAAATTCTACATTTTCAAAACTTATTTTCTTATTTAAATCTATATTCTTTATTTCTTCACTCATTTGCTCAATAGGTAAATCCATATACTCAAATATTCTTCGCATTGATACCGAAGTTCGTACCATATCCCAATATAAGTACATGAAATCGTTAACTGGGTTAAAAATTCTATTTAGATATTGTATGAAGGCTATTAATGAACCCATCGTCATTGCACCTACAATTACACTTTGTCCTCCCCAAGCAAAAATGATTAAAGGAGATAAAGAAATCAAAAAAGTAGTAATGCTTTGAGTTCCTGATGATAATATTGCAGTCTTTAAATTTATATCAATTAATTCATTACCCTTTGAATTTAACTTTTCACGTTCATACTGATAGCGATTATAACTTTTTATAAGTTTTATGTTGTTAAACCTTTCCACAAAAAATCCTAAAATATCGGAATCTTTTTCTCGTGATTTTTTTATTAAATTATGGATTTTTGGTTGAAAATATCTTGCATTAAATAATGCAAAAGGGACAACCACCATTGAAATGATAAATAACTTATAGTTTAATAAGCAAAGAGCAATTGCTAATCCAATAAGAGTTAAAATATTTCTTATAAAACGAACCAAGGATCCTGTGAGCATTCCCTGAACTGCATTTACCTCTTCATTTATTCTATGGGTAACATCTCCTGTTTTATTTTTATCAAAAAATGAGATAGGAAAATGTAGTATTCGTTTGAATAACTCCATGCGTATATCTAGCATGATATGATTGCTCACCAAAGCATATAAATAATTAGAGTAAAAATCGAGCAGTATTCTAACAATATTAATTACTACTAAAAGAAGTAATATGTGAATCAAAAAGGTAAAATTCCTTGTTGGAATAATTTCATCAATAATAACTTTCAAAATATAAGGAGAAACCAGTGTACCAGCACTTGCCAAAATCATTAGGATAAAAAGAATAATTTCTTTAACCCAATAAGGTTTTATAAATCTTAGAAATTTTAAAAACAGCTGGTGTGATTTCATTTTTAGATACCTTACCCAATTAATAAATATTACATATAGTGAATAATATTACAACAACGCGAATTCGATAAAACTGCAATAATGTATTTATTTTCAATTATATATAATTATTTGGTGCAATAATGGAAGGTTGGAATAAGAGAAAACAAGAGGTTATATTTTCGCCGATATCTTCCATTTTCCTCCTAGTTGAATTCGTAAATTCGATTCCAATTTTCCATTACTCCTTTGATTCAAATAAAACAAAATAGTTGACGTTTATATTGATACACTATATTCTATGCCGAACTCACATTATTATAATTTATCGTCTTTCATAAAACGATATCTCATCTTCATTTTCCAAATATTCATGGTTTTTCAAATATCTCCTATATGGAAAAAAACAGTCATGGCACAACAACTTAAAATCACTAATTATTCTTGTCAAACGTCCATTATTTCCAACAAATCAAAATCAACAGCTTAATAGATTCTAATTAAAAACGAGCTTCTCTAAATTTTGCCTTCTAACATTACGACTAAAGCAGAACTAGCACGAATACATTATCATAATTTATAAATTAAAATATTACAATTACGTGTTATATATTTACATAAAAACAAACAAACATAATAATCAAGTCTAATGTAATAAAACATGACATTATATTATGCATAAACTAATTAAATTCATTTATAATTATTATTAGTAATTATAAAACCAAATATAGTTTTTTTTACCAACAATCAAAATAACATAAAATAATATTTGATAAATATAGTATTTATAAAACATAATGTTAACATATTTAATGATTTATTAAATTTATAGTATTATCAATTTATAAGAGAAGTGTTATTACAAGTTGCTGATCGCATCAATATTATTTTATCCATCTAATATTTTGCTTTAAAAAGATCCGATTATAATAGTAATGCTGAATAAACGAATACAATTTTTAATTATCATCTTGTTTTCTAGATCATTAACCAAACACTCCATCTAAAAGCAAGAAAAAGTAGTAATGTTTTTGTTTATTTCATAAACTACTTTATATTTGCAAATAAATTTAACTTTTATGGATGATCAAATTAAAAATGCCGAAGAAAGTTTTCAGATTATCAAGGATATGATTGAAAACGAAAAAGTTCGCTTTAACGAAAACGGGTTTGTTTATTTATTCTGGGGGTGGCTTGCAATATTTTGTGCTACCCTTGAATATGTACTAATATTTTCAGAAGTTCAGCATCACTACTACGCTTGGTTCACAATGCTTTTAGGCGGAGTGTTCATGGGATTTTATTTTCGCAATAAAAAGGGACGGTCTTCAATGCCTTTAACAGGAAAGGTTATATCCACCCTGTGGATTTCAATTGGAGTGAACATCTTTATAACTGCTTTTCTAATCCCCGCAACTTTTGGACATTTACTATTATTCCTTATTCTAGCAATGATTGGTGTTGGCACTACAATTTCTGGTGCATTGATAAGGTTCTCTTGGCTAACAATTGGTGGCATTATCTGTAATACCCTTGCTTTTGTTACTATTTTCGTACCGCCAATTTACTGGGGAGCAATCTCAATTATAGCAATTATATTTGCAGATCTTATTCCTGGTTATATGTTAAGAGTTAAATATCGCAATCATCATGTTTAAAGATCTTGACCCATTGCTGCATTCGCCTCTTCGTTTGGCTATAATTTCTCTTTTGGTTAAAGAGGGGAAATTTGATTTCAATGCACTAAAGGATAAGACTGGAGCAACTTCTGGCAATATTAGTATCCAACTCAAAAAACTAGAAGAGGCTGGTTATATAACCATTGAGAAATCTTTTAGGAAAAACTATCCACATACAGATGTTTCAATATCTAAAAATGGCCTTATTGCTTTTGAAGAGTACGTAAACACATTAAAGGACTATTTAGGAGTTTAGTTTTTTTATCAATTTAGTTTATAATATAAACTTATTTATATAAACTAAAATAGAAATTATTTATCTGGTATTTGCAATTAAAAATTATTGCAAAAGAAGTATAAAATATTCTGAAAAAGAACATTTTGCAATATAACAAATACAGGTAATTTCTCTGAAAAGCGTTCAGTAAAACGATAGGCTTTAAAATTATATGAGATAAAGGGGTGATAAAAATCGCCCCTACCTCTTTTCTAGCATAATTAAAACTTATATCTTGTGCATTAATACCCCAGATAAATGCAAAGAAAACAGATTTATAGAATTGGAGTCGCTGTTTTTATTTTTGCTGTTTTTCAATCTCCCGCATCATACCTGATATTTGGTGAGATTGAAAAAGGGAGAGTTGTTGAAACTATTTTTGAATATCCGGGAATTACTTTATTGCCTTCCTCATCATATCCTAGAATTGAGTTTACATATCAAAATAAATCTTATATAATTAGGGGCGAAGAGAATGAAAATTTGTTAGTTGGTGAACAAGTGAAAGTTATATTTTTCAAGGATAATCCATCAAAAGCCAAAGTATTGACTTTTGGTGGACTATTTATCAATTCAATTATTCAATTACCTATTGGATTACTGATATGGTGGGCTTTATTCAAGAGTTTCCCTAATCTTTTTAACTCATCAAAAGATTCTCCTTCTTTTGAGAATTCATTTAATAAACATAGGTTTAGAAGGGAGGATAAAATATCGGATTCTCCAGCACTTACTAGGTTTCTAATTTTCGCCATTGTTGCTGTTATTGTTATATTTCTTTTGTATGCAATATGGAATATCTACAAAGAGGTAATATCAGAAAAGATCGATTTTTAAACGCAAATCAGCATTTCCATGGCTACCATGGCAATAATACGCTCAATAATTTACAAACCTTTTTAAGGGTAAAATTTAGATTTCCTTTTTTAATTGAAAATACTCTTCGTCTTGGGTTGTAATATGTAGAATTAAACCAAGTACGGTTAAATTGACGAGAGTGTTTTCTGCATCTATTCTTGAAATAAATGCAATTCTGCTGAACTGACCAGCAGTAATTTTAGGGTTTACCTTAAAATGATCAAGGAGTACTTTTTCTTTCTCGGAAAGTGTCAGCCTTAATGATTGTCTGTGTCTCTCTGCCTTCCAAATCTTAAGTTGAATGTGAGTGGCAACTAAGTTTTCATCTCTGAACCTCACAAATGCTTTGAAGTCTCCATTTTTATCAGGAGCCTTATGAGGTTTCTTTTTGCTAGGTTTTATGACAACCTCAAGAATGGTCTTACCGTTAACTGTCCATTTTGCAATACTAAAAGGTATTTCAGGTTTACAGTACATCTGGGCTGCAGCCTCAATCATATAGTACTCCTCTTCGGAATCGATGCCTACAATGGCACCATTATCCTTAACACCAATAAGAAGAATTCCACCATCGGTATTTGCAAAGGCGGCCATTGCTCGGGCAATCTTTTTCGAATCGGTTATAGAGTGCTTAAAATCGAGCGTTTGATGCTCACCCTGTTTAATTAGGTTTATAACATGCTTGCTCACTACTCACTTTTTGTGGGATCGTTTATCCTACCCATAAATAGTATTAAACCTGAGGTTTTTTCTCTAATTAAAAAAACATAAGGTCGATTTACAATAAAAGTTCGTTCAATACCAATAGATTTCATTGCAATAACAACTGCTGTTGCAGCAGTTGCTTCAGTGCCTTCTTCATTCACCTCGATAAATGCTTTATGAAAAACATTAGAAATTTTCAGATCGTTTCCTGAACTCAT contains:
- a CDS encoding ATP-binding protein, with the translated sequence MSKHVINLIKQGEHQTLDFKHSITDSKKIARAMAAFANTDGGILLIGVKDNGAIVGIDSEEEYYMIEAAAQMYCKPEIPFSIAKWTVNGKTILEVVIKPSKKKPHKAPDKNGDFKAFVRFRDENLVATHIQLKIWKAERHRQSLRLTLSEKEKVLLDHFKVNPKITAGQFSRIAFISRIDAENTLVNLTVLGLILHITTQDEEYFQLKKEI
- a CDS encoding transcriptional regulator; translated protein: MFKDLDPLLHSPLRLAIISLLVKEGKFDFNALKDKTGATSGNISIQLKKLEEAGYITIEKSFRKNYPHTDVSISKNGLIAFEEYVNTLKDYLGV
- a CDS encoding ABC transporter ATP-binding protein, giving the protein MASAGTLVSPYILKVIIDEIIPTRNFTFLIHILLLLVVINIVRILLDFYSNYLYALVSNHIMLDIRMELFKRILHFPISFFDKNKTGDVTHRINEEVNAVQGMLTGSLVRFIRNILTLIGLAIALCLLNYKLFIISMVVVPFALFNARYFQPKIHNLIKKSREKDSDILGFFVERFNNIKLIKSYNRYQYEREKLNSKGNELIDINLKTAILSSGTQSITTFLISLSPLIIFAWGGQSVIVGAMTMGSLIAFIQYLNRIFNPVNDFMYLYWDMVRTSVSMRRIFEYMDLPIEQMSEEIKNIDLNKKISFENVEFKYDGEIVLRDFNLELMPGKKYAFVGSSGCGKSTIINLLCKFYEHQKGIIIIGGQRIEKLNVHEVRKRIALITQDNHLFHDSISENIKYGNLNCTPEDILHVSHQVGLDDFINILNEGFDSVIGNEGTKISGGQKQRIAIARAFLKDADLIILDEATSALDSESENNIFNNISNHYKGKIIILISHRLSAIKNVDEIICLDKGRVVEKGDHNYLVQKRGFYWELFKQQIE